From a single Hippopotamus amphibius kiboko isolate mHipAmp2 chromosome X, mHipAmp2.hap2, whole genome shotgun sequence genomic region:
- the TMSB15A gene encoding thymosin beta-15A: MSDKPDLSEVEKFDSSKLKKTNTEEKNTLPSKETIQQEKECVQTS; the protein is encoded by the exons ATGAGTGATAAGCCAGACTTGTCTGAAGTGGAGAAGTTTGACAGTTCAAAACTGAAGAAAAccaatactgaagaaaaaaatactctcCCCTCAAAGGAAA CTATCCAGCAGGAGAAAGAGTGTGTTCAAACATCATAA